The segment atgaaagagtGTCACATGAATTGGGACGgaatgagtaatttttttttccaatttataTTCTTGTATCCTTCTTCCAACTCTTTGgtgttattttcttttactttttttcatcTCGTTTTTTCAGATATAGGTGAGGCTCTCATAGTGTCAATTTCCGGTTGTATGTTGATCATTTTACAGGGCTCATCTATGTCGAAACCAGCACAAGATTACCTGAGATTGAGGTCACTTGGTGCACCAGCAGTTCTCCTCTCATTAGCTATGCAAGGTGTATTTCGAGGTTTTAAAGACACGAAAACTCCACTATTTGCTACTGGTAAGTAATTAGGGATGTGTGAGATGTGATACACATCGTGCTTTCAGATTCAAGCGtcttaatcttaataaaaacaaaCGAGGCCCTAAGTCTGAATTCGCCTTTTTCATTTCCTGTGTGTGTTTTGACATATCATACAGTGGCTGGAGACTTGGCAAATATAATTTTGGACCCTATATTCATGTTCGTTTTCCATCTCGGTGTCAGAGGTGCTGCAATCGCTCATGTAATTTCTCAGTGAGTAGATTCTAGTCTCTCCTCATGATAAATAGAAATCGCGAGGCAACAGTTTTACTGATTAAAGAGTTCGTGATACTTGGAAATTGATATTATAGGTACCTAATTTCAGTTATACTGTTTTGGAGACTATTGGAGAAGGTCGATGTCGTGCCTCCTAGTCTCAAGTATCTTCAATTTTCTCGATTTCTTACGAATGGTAAGTATTTTCTTGCTTTTGTAAACTACTATTTGTTGCCTCACTTGCTATTTTGCTGTCATATTTTCTTGCTACTATGTTTCGAATTCTTTTCCTGTCTGTCGAGCCGATGGTCTAtttggaaacaacctctctactcCCGCAAAGGTAGGGGTCCTTTAGACAGATCCGACTTGGAAACAACCTCTCGACTCTCTATTGGAAAGATGTTTTCTGAAATGTTGAACCATGTCTGTTCATCAGATTTCGTTCTGTTTTTTCTGTCTAGAAAGGAATTTTCACTTGAATGCCAATTCTAAATGTATACCTTTCGTACTCGTATAGAAGTTAAACtgatttttacttctttttctcTCCGAATTTCAGGCTTCCTGTTGTTAGTGAGGGTCATAGCGGTAACATTCTGCGTAACATTAGCTGCATCGTTGGCTGCAAGGTTAGGACCAACGCAAATGGCTGCATTTCAGGTCTGCTTGCAGATTTGGCTAGCTACATCTCTTCTAGCTGACGGATTAGCTGTCGCTGGGCAGGTAAGACGCGTAAAATGTAATCTCCCCCATCAATACTTTTCGGCTGTCTAAGCTAAAGAGACAGAGGAAAAGACAGAACGATTTCTAACCAGATCGATGTTATCACATGTTTTCGACAGTCAGACCTCTCTATAAAAATCATCTACTCGAACAACATTTCACTACAACAATCATGTTTGTTGTGGAACCGTTCTTTCAtcttatgttatattataaGCTCGCGATAAAAGCATTTAACTGTAGctgccaaaaaaaaaactggACAAACGATGTTGTTATACAGACGTTTGACTGAACATTAGTACTTACATATTTGCCACCACGAGAAAGCATCAACGTTCATCATATTATGTGAACGAACTTCAACGTTCCTTTTCCCTTTTCAGGCGATACTCGCAAGTGCATTTGCTCAAAAGGACTTCAGTAGGTGTACTGCAACAGCATCAAGGGTGTTAcaggtactaaaaaggttattaAACAGCAGAGTACTCATATACGAGTAGCTATAGTAACGAACTAGTTCCTGAAAACGTGCAGTTGGGAGTAGTTCTAGGACTGGTACTAGCACTCGTTCTTGGAATTGGTTTACACTACGGAGCACGAGTATTTACAAAAGATGTCAATGTCCTAAACCTAATTGGCATTGGAATCCCGGTACACACCATCTATACACACGTCCTTGAAACATTACAAATCTTTTACAATAGAACGTGGTTCAGAACTTATAACCATTTCTTCCGATTTCAGTTTGTTGCAGCAACTCAACCGATCAATTGCCTGGCTTTTGTCTTCGATGGTGTAAACTTTGGCGCGTCTGACTTTGCATATTCTGCATACTCGATGGTAAGCTCACTCGAAACATTCATTTCTTGCTGTCAACACATAATAAACACACTATGCTCACAGTAGGTATGAACTTCCCTTTTACATTGTAAAATATAATAGTGTTGCCACATTAGTCTCATCTCTCAACCTATGTTGTTctgactcttcaaaaatatcgaAGGGTGTGTGTCAGATGCttcaaaagtagtgcatttttcGAAGATCTGacaacatttttggagagtttGAGCAACAGATAGGTGTCAACTGCATTTGAATCACTCACACTCGCACTTCAACTCAATAAATGTCCTCAAACCACCACCACTCCTACTCTCGTCTTCACACACAACCACGCGCTCATTTCCAAATAGAGAATTACTTTCTCGAAGAACTCTTTCCTCGTGATGTTTTGAGGATAATTTATTAAACGTTTATTGACATGAACACGTTTGGTTTCAGCTGACGGTGGCTCTTTTCAGCATTATATTCCTTCTCATTCTTTCATCGAGTTATGGATATATCGGAATTTGGGTAGCTCTAACCATCTATATGAGTTTAAGAGCTTTAGCTGGCTTCGGAAGGTAAGCATCCGAAAAACCAAGACTTGTAGATTGTTTGGTCAAGCTTCCAAAATCtgcttttaaaaaacaaattggaTGATAACAGTTTGTGTTTGACTAATCAATTGAAGAACACTTTTGCAATAGGCATAAtacattaacatgtattttaacttggCTTTAGCGAGCAACTATGACCtttaactttgggtgtgcacaagtagacacttaaattcgtataaaaatgaacaaatagacacatttgTCATACATGGCGTCCTACATGACAATTGTGTGTCCCATATGCCGTCCTATGTGTATTATGCCACGTACAGAAcgtgtgtctacttgttcaattttatacaagtttaatgtctacttgtgcacacccaaagttgaagggcataaatgtcgAAGCCAAGTTAAAGAAGGGCCTTTGCAATATTAACACAATAGTTTGTGTCTAACCTAGGGCTCCAAAagttctttacttttttttcctaAAGGCTTAATCAAACACGTCAACTCTCTGAAATAACCGCTTTTTGTTAGAAAATCATCTTTCGCCTTTTTAGAAGATTGGTCAAACATGCTATTAAGGCGACCGTGGGATTTAGAAGcacaatttgtttattttttgcttCTTGGTTTGCAGGATAGGCACCGGGACAGGCCCTTGGAAGTTCCTCCGGAGCTGAAGATAgttaatctatatatatatatatatatatatatatatatatatatatatatatatatatatatatatatatatatatccagtGTAATTCTACATGTAGGATTGGGGCAAGGTAGATGGACGCAACCGTTAGCCCTACCTTTGTGGGAATATAGTAAATTtgtatagtaaccttaaattcctTATAAGGACCAAAAAAAGCATAAGAGGGACCTTATAGGgcaatttttgttaaatgttgtaTCATAAAGTAgcattatttcatttaattcaatCAACACTTTGTAAATGTATAAATATGTCcctattatattgtattttatttgtctcgatttatttaaacttttttttcagtcattctcaaaaagaaaataatatatatcccTGTCTAATAGTAATCTAACTtcactatttttcatttaattttaccTTTATTACAAAAAGATAGTGCACGAGTATTACATAACGATATGCTAATATCAAGGGTCGATACAACTTTAGGTTCAcagaaattcaataattttttctcaaattctattaatttattaaaatatttataaatatttgattgcaAACTTGAGGGTCAGATCTTAATGTAGAAAGAAGCTCTCAAGTTGAGGCAGAGAAGAAAGCTTATGATTCTGTAACAATGAGAGCGGCTGAAGGAATCTACTTGGGTGACCCTATGAGGAAGTGTTGCTCAGTAAATTCAGCTTCAAACTTCCtgaattattattgtatattaacttaaaaattGTTGTATAGGAGGACAAGGTTGTAATTTAATCAAACACTTTATTTTGTTTGGGGTTTTCCCACGAATCTCGATGTAATGACCCAGAAggcttttttttgaaaatttaaattatttgtgtaaCCGAAGTTatttaataaagaataattGTAGATAATTGGATTAATTCATAGTTAGTGGGCAAAATTATCCatttatttaaaactttataCTATTAGGGTCAGGTATTAAAAGAATAAGTTAGTGGATTTTATCAGTTTtaataaactattaatttagaaaagagaaagagagtgTCAATCTGTTGAAAGAAAATAAGGAGAAACGAAACGAAAATTGACCTGTGGCGGCGTCGATCACGAGTGCAGGTATGTGcttttaataaatgaaaaatttggaTGGATTACCTGCATGAATAcacaatattataattatatatataggaaTGTTAGTATATGATGggtagaaagagaaagaaaacttaattacctattttagaattattaattattattttgtaactaTGTAGTTgttgttaaaagaaaaattaatcatGAGTAATGATTGTCTGGGAATATGAACCAATGTAAATGGAAAATATTGTaggtaattattattatttttttgtagatttcTAATTGCCAcattattaaattagaaatttaatgatttgtttcgagggacgtatcgcgcgccgtgaCAGTTACTATTATCGAGAACGTGTCTTACGCCGCgatagatgcatggacagatatgtcccccatgagtcccagactgagagacagcgggtgtgtatcgttagggaagacatgcatcactatacttgacattgcatctcatggcattacacacgtgttttgctgattttgttagtgtttctctgtgaaaattgtgactgttgaatattgagttgttattgagaatatgtaaactaatagagtgtggttattgagttgtgtgtttggtaaactgtgagttgtttgTAGTGTGGAGGTTCatatagggtgtaaggagtacccgtattttgttcccTTAACTtatgtttagaggtttgcttgtttgGTACCGCGTGGTATGGTACTTACCCCTTGCTTCTgtaaatttttgtaggttacgagtcCGAATTTTCGTGATACATTCTATTCTCTTCGTtttcgaggcatcttgtggaggattgtgaggtagctgcttgtcatatcagtgaactttcctactccagtttatgactttgtttttacttgaaagacaacttcatgttagactcgtatttttatttcaattctagtatttacattagaggcttgtgcacacGTGACTATCAGGTCTTGGGAATTGAATTAAGTTGAATTGTTTCCGTATTAGTAATCATTATCAGACTTTGATTTTAGATCTGCATTTTATCGAAATTATTGGGTTagactgacttgtcttggtggcaTAAGACGAatgccatcacgcccatttttggatcgtgacactcgagtgaaatcatatttatttatttgatattaacaTCAAgcatgaattaaaaaaatcttcgATAGAGAGCTCACCTTTAACTTAccaatgaatttttaaaattgaacatTAGGAAAAGATAATTAATGAAAGAACATACAACTGAAGAAGCAATTAGTAAAGTTTAAAAGGTtaacttaaatttaaatttgtcaaCTAATACAATTCAACAACAAAGAAATGATTGAAATACAACATTGTaggggataatgcacaagtacccctcaattatattttattaaagttatttcttttagtaaattataaatgtatacCTCACACTATAAtttcattatataatataattttattttgggataatgcacaagtactcctcaatctatgtccgaaatctcagagacacagttatactatactaaggtcctattacccccctgaacttattttattaataattttttaccccttttcggcttatgtgacactatcttgtgggtctaacacttgttgacttttttttaagctacgtaggctgaaaaggggcagaaaattacttataaaaaaactttaggggggtaatagaaccttagtatattataagtgtgtctatgaaatttcgggcataggttgaaggtgtacttgtgcatttttccttttattttttaatatgtaacAATTAATTTGGCTACACGTGCAAAAAACGTGTCCAGAGACTATTATTCACATAAGATTGAAGAACAACAAGCAACtccataaaacataaaaacaatCAAATCTAGCTAGGATTGAACATAGGAAATATTATTTACCATAAAttcaagataataaaaaaaaagtgggaACAAACATTGctatataaatcaaaatgttaTAAGGCATTTAactattcaaatattaaattgtatcattttaattaaatgttaataaCATTTGAACTTCTTTTGATTAATTCCTAATGAAATATCTATAtctttaaaatgataataatagtgtTAATAATAGCTTAAATTAGCAAATCCAAAATCTTGTacataaattattcaaaatttaaaagtgtGCAAAATGGAAAGACATAATTTcctattgtttatttttttttcccctTTATTTGCtgtaatattcatattttataattcaTATCTAATTACATATTCAACCGGTACACTCTTAATATCTATAACtctcttcttttcatattcacaatatccaaatttttaatttaaaactttatgatattttttatattccttCGTTTTTATCTATAGAAGCTCATCTATATTATTTCATGAAATTCCTACCCAAAGttatcatttttattctatagttAAAGTAGATGAAAAAGACTCTTGAATTTTAATTGAATACGAGGCAAGGAGTCCATAAGAACACGAAAAAATATGtactaattttgtatttattttttaatcattatcaAGGTCTTAATGTATACATCAcactataattttattatacattataattttaaattttaaattgttaacaATATAATGTAACAATGAATATCGGTTACACGTGCAAAACCCGTGCTTAGAGAATAAGAAAAATTGTTTTAccataaattcaaaaaaatcaaaaaagggggaataaatattactaaattaaaaaaaaaaaaattagggggGAAGcaaaaagaaacttaaaatgATCTGCATATACAAGTCTACATCTCTAGCATAAACATTAATACTTACTAGACTGAACTGAACtgcgaatatatatatatcaaagttAAAAGTTTAATTACGACTTTACTCTTACTATAGATCAAAATGTTATAAgcaattagttatttaatagtttaaattACTCAACTTTTCATAACTTTTTTTCGTAATTCCTctcattattaaaataaattatatgaataaagTATTCTTTTTTATGAGTCCTTTCCTCCATAGGGTTACCAAAATCTttcaaattttacaaatttttataaAGACATGCATGCTTTTATGAAAAGAGATGTAAATGATTTGAGGATACTTTGAGAGGAAAGTATCAGTTGTTGTtgtgaaagattttctcacataAGGATTCATGTGATTGAAATTTTTTACACCTAAGTTGAATCATGTTTTAGGAGTTATTGTAAATAACTTTAGCTTGGGTTAGTTGCTAAATTGTGTCTCTCCAtggatgatgaaatgaatatgatTAATGACTATTTCGTGATATTTTACTTAGCACCAAGAGAATATTGATATAGATGCTTTTCCATTAGTAGAGGTCGGGTATCTAGGataaatctttttttctctAACTACGTGCGTCGTAGGATgtcttagctagtggatccacataagCTAGACGTTTATGGTTCTTACCTTGTCAAGTAGGACATCTCTTTTCAGTATAGGATAGACACCAGATTTCATGttttatctcacatggtctatgtcggttaatggtAAACATCCCACAATAATGAACTATATTACTCTCAAAGTATCTCACTAAgggttttaaatatgttaagcTTGCATTGATCATGATGATAACCTGTGTTTTCTAACCTTCTATCTTATGATTtagcttggtcattgcatttcaTTTATGCATtgctatcatacttagtacatgcatGTACTAATGCATACTTGTGTATACATTATTTCACTAATGTAGTGTCTGGTGCTCCTACCTCGCATACTTGTGGTTAGTTGATATCCCTTGTTAAGTcgaagattggtgagtcctcatggtCCGAGGACCAAGTGACTTTTAtaacttttctttcttttttcagtTTTCAAACATTGTATGTGGTGTATGAGTTACGTCTCCACCactttttttgatttattagaTGACTTATTGAGAGTATGTTAGACTTCCTCTTTGTATGACGTATGCTTAGTAAATTGTCTAGGGTGTCTCAGGGCTCTGTACGCCATATTACACATAAGGTATACTTTGAGTTGTGACAAAAGAGcaatactaataagttaaaattaGAATGGATTAGGTTTTAAGCAAAAGCAGGGCACACATCTTacaagataatagaaataaatatttcattctaactttaattttatcatCTTAACTCTCTAAAACAAGTGTTTGTAAGAAAATCAGAATCTCGAGCGaactcatatttattaatttggtaTTGAAAACAAgcatgaattaaataaaatccaCGAAAGAGAGCTCATCGTTAACTTGccaatgaattttgaaaatgaaccTTTATAAAGGGTAATTAATGAAGAACATATAACTGAAGAAGCAATAGGCGAAGTTTATAAGGtaacttaaatttaaatttgtaaatctaacatatacaattcaacattcaaagaaatatttgaaatacaaCCTTGTAGGTGGAAGAATTAAGTCATAGCATCCTTTTCTTCGTCGCCTTTTTGGTTTTCTCCACATTTTCTCTTACCACCAAAATCCTTTTTGCTACTTGAATCTTCTTTTTTCGAGCAGTGCATATTGGAATCTTCCAATGAATCTTTTCCCCTTGAAAGATTCCAATTATATTCATCTTCAACAAGTGACATCCTGGTAGTACACTGTCGAAATACATGAAAACTATATGAGACATACTCAAAATAAGTTTAGcaatttctctttttgttttatcaaatatttaagtACGAAAATTACAGAAAGAGAAAATTGTTGTGTTCACCAACGATACTTAATGtttaatgaaagaaaatataatagatGTAAGGTGTGTATATGAATTACCTTATAGAGGTTGCTGATGGAACGGAACTTTGTACTCCTTGGTAGCCCCTGTGTGATGCGATAGTTTCCATTATTTTCATCTCTTGCCAACAGCTTTGAGCCACAATTGACGTCATTGTCGTTTGAAAAGTGATAAGACTTACTAGAAAGATTGTCTTCACttgtgactttgttgagctcaGGCTCACCTAAAGATCGTGCATAACCAAATGAGAGGGTGCGTAAAAGtttaaaatcaaaatgaaatcaatacaacttcaaatttttttttgaatcaaatCACGATTTATAATCAATATAAGTTTAGCATCTTAAGCTACTAGTACTCCACCCTATGCCATTTAGGTGGAGAgttactataaaaaaaagatatgtcattcttttttcaTGGATA is part of the Solanum lycopersicum chromosome 1, SLM_r2.1 genome and harbors:
- the LOC101266441 gene encoding protein DETOXIFICATION 42-like — protein: MEEKEVSGREDVKNPLSIFFRDIRSIFKLDELGQEIGRIALPAALALTADPIASLVDTAFIGHIGAIEQAAVGVSIAVFNQASKIAIFPLVSVTTSFVAEEDAITNANEDLQDDKCMEKNEGVDAEAFETDSPSKSESKSLIPKNDSTESVCKSENLVTSFEIVQCKPEKRHIPSASSALIIGAVLGIIQAVFLIAGAKPLLKFMGVKTGSSMSKPAQDYLRLRSLGAPAVLLSLAMQGVFRGFKDTKTPLFATVAGDLANIILDPIFMFVFHLGVRGAAIAHVISQYLISVILFWRLLEKVDVVPPSLKYLQFSRFLTNGFLLLVRVIAVTFCVTLAASLAARLGPTQMAAFQVCLQIWLATSLLADGLAVAGQAILASAFAQKDFSRCTATASRVLQLGVVLGLVLALVLGIGLHYGARVFTKDVNVLNLIGIGIPFVAATQPINCLAFVFDGVNFGASDFAYSAYSMLTVALFSIIFLLILSSSYGYIGIWVALTIYMSLRALAGFGRIGTGTGPWKFLRS